Within the Aeromicrobium sp. Root236 genome, the region ACGACGAAGGCGGCCGGCCAGCTGGTTGAGCAGCGCGTGGGCGACGTCGGGGTGCGAGTTGAGCACGGGGCTCAGCGCTTCGTGGCCGAGGCTCTTGAGCTCGACGTCGGTGACGGCGGTCGCGGTGGCCGAGCGGGGACCAGGGTCGAAGAACGACAGCTCGCCGAACATCTGCCCGGGACCGAGGATCGCCAGCAGGTTCTCGCGACCGTCGGGGGAGGTGCGACCGAGCTTGATCTTGCCCTCGGTGACGACGTAGAGCTGGTTGCCGTCATCGCCCTCGTTGAAGAGGATCTCTCCGCGGCGCAGCGAGGCCGAGGACATCGACGACTCGAGCGAGGCGGCTACTTCGTCGTCGAGGCCGGAGAACAGCGGAGCCTGGCGGAGAACGTCGTCGGTCACGGGTCTTCCCTAT harbors:
- a CDS encoding Crp/Fnr family transcriptional regulator yields the protein MTDDVLRQAPLFSGLDDEVAASLESSMSSASLRRGEILFNEGDDGNQLYVVTEGKIKLGRTSPDGRENLLAILGPGQMFGELSFFDPGPRSATATAVTDVELKSLGHEALSPVLNSHPDVAHALLNQLAGRLRRTNEVVGDLVFSDVPGRVAKALLDLASRFGRRADDGVHVNHDLTQEELAQLVGASRETVNKALADFASRGWLRLEPRSVVILDLERLQRRAR